One genomic segment of Anomaloglossus baeobatrachus isolate aAnoBae1 unplaced genomic scaffold, aAnoBae1.hap1 Scaffold_516, whole genome shotgun sequence includes these proteins:
- the LOC142282650 gene encoding uncharacterized protein LOC142282650, with the protein MVQDILTLKIRGAAHDNLTQDERDAIVTLKNNTAFVIKEADKGGNIVLWPTDLYVEEAKRQLLNTSLYTVLPSDPTSVFQKKLDALLADALSRNVIDVEALYTSIGHKEGLHAVSTFLKDDQDNISAHGPRDLCLEFISNLNSNQLNIKLTSKITSDNMDFLDLTLAIKGKKIETNLYRTGSVQTIQNERLSTEDHSSSIPESHQHGPPYFAET; encoded by the exons ATGGTACAGGATATACTTACACTTAAGATCAGGGGTGCTGCCCATGATAACCTTACCCAGGATGAGAGAGATGCTATTGTCACACTTAAGAACAACACAGCTTTTGTCATCAAAGAAGCTGACAAAGGCGGCAACATAGTCCTTTGGCCTACGGATCTTTACGTGGAGGAAGCCAAAAGACAGCTTCTTAACACATCTCTTTACACGGTATTACCCTCCGACCCCACCTCGGTGTTCCAGAAGAAATTGGATGCCTTGCTTGCTGACGCATTGTCGCGGAATGTTATAG ACGTCGAGGCCCTCTACACGAGCATAGGACATAAAGAAGGGTTACATGCCGTTTCCACCTTTCTCAAGGATGACCAGGATAATATCTCAGCTCACG GACCTAGAGACCTTTGCCTGGAATTCATCTCGAATTTGAATAGTAATCAACTGAACATCAAGCTCACTTCGAAAATTACATCGGACAACATGGATTTTTTGGACCTGACATTGGCAATAAAAGGGAAAAAGATTGAAACTAATCTTTACC GCACAGGATCTGTCCAAACGATTCAGAACGAGAGGTTATCCACGGAAGATCATTCATCGAGCATACCAGAAAGCCATCAACACGGACCGCCATACTTTGCTGAAACCTAA